A portion of the Leucoraja erinacea ecotype New England chromosome 9, Leri_hhj_1, whole genome shotgun sequence genome contains these proteins:
- the LOC129700454 gene encoding cdc42 effector protein 2-like, which produces MSIKAPIYLKIGMNKKDKKHKLREVLSADMISPPLGDFHHKSHIGNRGESDMFGDISFLGSQGDLSTLSTLRDLKGTAPPKPPRLHLSESDDTIAASFNPMQTISMFPDKQPPTLHSSSFQHYMLEVSEDALPHDKQTVDEDPQQTEGVGGQQCSAERTMDQSQSNLSESIFSFKLDLGPSILEDILKIMDNHKSATSQQ; this is translated from the coding sequence ATGTCCATCAAAGCTCCCATCTATCTTAAGATTGGGATGAATAAAAAAGACAAGAAGCACAAACTGCGGGAAGTTCTATCAGCTGACATGATCAGCCCACCTCTCGGTGACTTTCACCACAAATCGCACATTGGGAATAGGGGAGAGAGTGACATGTTTGGGGATATCTCCTTCCTGGGGAGCCAAGGTGACCTGTCAACCTTGAGTACACTGAGAGATCTAAAAGGCACAGCACCTCCCAAACCCCCGCGACTCCATCTGAGCGAGTCTGACGACACAATTGCTGCATCTTTTAATCCTATGCAGACAATCTCCATGTTTCCAGATAAACAACCACCAACTCTTCATTCATCCTCCTTCCAACACTACATGCTGGAGGTCTCCGAGGATGCCTTACCACATGACAAGCAGACAGTCGATGAAGACCCGCAACAAACTGAAGGCGTAGGTGGCCAGCAGTGCTCAGCCGAGAGAACCATGGACCAATCTCAGTCAAACTTATCTGAATCTATTTTCTCATTTAAGCTGGATTTGGGACCTTCGATACTGGAAGATATCCTCAAAATAATGGATAATCACAAATCTGCAACTTCACAGCAGTAA